The proteins below are encoded in one region of Anaerosporomusa subterranea:
- a CDS encoding GGDEF domain-containing protein, with protein MENNQWRSPEAPYWLYQHARSIFALAGIIVGGGVCLAQEYLFFPPQMKRLLGWLIMLFIGMLGLVTGNMVQALYREADTDPLTRLGNRRRFNRRLTEELQLVREFEQYSVLALVDVDNFKHINDTAGYNTGDQVLVRISNIFRRNLGLHDSVMRWGGDEFVFIFHGSSAGEGRLVLERIREQIHDDPVIREVTISAGLIEIKKQMTPDQVLNQADCLLSKAKQIKNSIEIC; from the coding sequence ATGGAGAATAACCAGTGGCGTTCACCAGAAGCCCCCTATTGGCTCTATCAGCATGCACGGTCTATTTTTGCCCTGGCAGGCATAATCGTGGGAGGCGGCGTTTGCCTTGCGCAGGAGTATTTGTTTTTCCCGCCTCAAATGAAAAGACTGCTTGGCTGGCTGATTATGCTGTTCATCGGAATGCTTGGCCTGGTGACCGGAAATATGGTGCAAGCACTTTACCGGGAAGCAGATACTGATCCGCTCACACGTCTTGGCAACCGGAGGCGCTTTAACCGGCGGCTGACAGAGGAATTGCAACTGGTCAGGGAATTTGAGCAGTATTCAGTATTAGCATTAGTTGATGTTGACAATTTTAAGCACATCAATGACACTGCCGGCTATAATACCGGCGATCAGGTGCTGGTGAGGATAAGCAATATTTTTAGGAGAAATCTGGGATTGCATGATAGTGTCATGCGTTGGGGCGGAGACGAGTTTGTTTTCATCTTTCATGGAAGCAGCGCAGGGGAAGGCAGGCTGGTCCTTGAACGTATCCGGGAGCAAATTCATGACGATCCGGTTATCCGCGAAGTTACGATCAGCGCCGGGCTGATAGAGATTAAAAAGCAGATGACTCCTGACCAGGTACTGAATCAGGCGGATTGCTTGTTATCAAAAGCCAAACAAATCAAAAACTCAATTGAGATATGCTGA
- a CDS encoding sugar kinase, translating into MPDLITLGESMVMMVADQTDSLQFVTNYTRKIAGAESNVAIGLARLGHHVGWISALGEDPFGRYIRNTIRGEGVDTSQVVFAEDDPTGLLVKELNQAGDPRVYYYRKNSAASKMTAALLSDDYFESAKVLHITGIFPALSESCCTTVLQAIEMAKAHGMIVSFDPNFRPQLWSEAEARKTLLRIAERSDLILPGIAEARILIGTSDWNTVAEFFHSIGNQYVVMKNGPDGAYFSHRFPDGTIETGYQQGFPVKVVVDTVGAGDGFAVGVLSGLLEELPLQECVRRGTAIGSMAVRVRGDVEGYPDRRRLLGFLQENVQQA; encoded by the coding sequence ATGCCAGACCTAATTACCCTCGGTGAAAGCATGGTTATGATGGTGGCTGATCAAACAGATTCTCTGCAATTTGTCACAAACTATACACGCAAGATTGCAGGCGCCGAATCGAATGTTGCTATCGGGCTGGCTAGGCTGGGACATCATGTCGGTTGGATAAGCGCTCTCGGTGAAGACCCCTTTGGTCGTTATATTCGAAATACAATCCGCGGTGAAGGGGTTGACACATCGCAGGTAGTTTTCGCGGAGGACGATCCCACCGGATTGCTGGTTAAAGAATTGAACCAAGCAGGCGATCCCAGAGTGTACTATTACCGCAAGAATTCGGCAGCCAGCAAAATGACGGCAGCGCTGCTGTCTGACGATTATTTCGAGAGTGCGAAGGTTCTACATATCACAGGCATCTTCCCCGCCCTTAGCGAATCCTGTTGTACCACAGTATTACAAGCGATTGAGATGGCAAAGGCCCACGGCATGATCGTTTCCTTTGATCCAAATTTCCGACCTCAGTTGTGGTCAGAGGCTGAGGCGCGTAAAACGCTGCTGCGCATAGCAGAACGCTCAGACCTAATTCTTCCTGGCATTGCTGAGGCACGGATTCTCATCGGTACGTCTGACTGGAATACAGTGGCCGAATTCTTCCACTCGATAGGAAACCAGTATGTCGTCATGAAAAATGGACCAGATGGCGCCTATTTTTCTCACCGCTTTCCAGACGGTACAATTGAAACTGGCTATCAACAAGGATTCCCGGTTAAAGTCGTTGTTGATACGGTTGGCGCTGGCGACGGCTTTGCTGTCGGCGTGCTTTCTGGTTTGCTGGAAGAACTGCCGCTGCAGGAATGTGTCAGGCGTGGAACTGCGATTGGTTCGATGGCAGTCAGAGTCCGCGGTGATGTCGAGGGTTATCCTGATCGCCGCAGGCTGTTGGGATTTCTCCAGGAAAACGTCCAGCAGGCCTAG
- a CDS encoding ZIP family metal transporter codes for MIEWLSALPPTIQALMGTLFTWGVTALGAGLVFFFKSINKTVLNGMLGFAAGVMIAASFWSLLAPAIEMAEGLGQTAWITAAVGFLAGGAFLWLVDITLPHLHMGLEKDKAEGIKTSWQRSILLVLAITLHNIPEGLAVGVAFGAVAFDLPSASLTGAVALAIGIGLQNFPEGAAVSIPLRREGFSRTKAFLYGQASGIVEPIAGVIGAFAVVSMQPVLPYALAFAAGAMIYVVVEELIPEAQHNEGGTATNVATIGCMIGFTIMMILDVALG; via the coding sequence ATGATCGAATGGCTATCTGCGCTTCCACCCACAATTCAAGCATTGATGGGAACCCTATTTACCTGGGGTGTTACTGCTTTAGGCGCGGGATTGGTCTTTTTCTTTAAGTCGATTAATAAAACGGTGCTGAATGGCATGCTCGGTTTTGCTGCCGGTGTTATGATCGCAGCCAGTTTCTGGTCACTTTTGGCACCAGCTATCGAAATGGCTGAAGGCTTGGGCCAAACGGCTTGGATCACTGCAGCGGTTGGCTTTTTAGCTGGAGGCGCTTTTTTGTGGCTTGTCGATATCACCTTGCCACATTTACACATGGGACTTGAGAAAGACAAGGCAGAAGGTATTAAGACCAGTTGGCAAAGAAGCATCCTCTTGGTGCTTGCCATTACACTACATAATATACCAGAAGGCTTAGCGGTTGGAGTTGCCTTTGGCGCAGTCGCGTTTGACTTGCCGTCAGCCTCTCTGACAGGGGCGGTCGCTCTGGCTATTGGTATCGGACTGCAAAACTTCCCTGAAGGCGCCGCGGTTTCTATACCATTGAGGCGAGAAGGCTTTAGCCGGACCAAAGCATTTCTCTATGGTCAGGCATCCGGTATTGTTGAGCCCATCGCCGGGGTCATCGGCGCATTTGCCGTCGTTTCGATGCAACCCGTGCTGCCCTATGCGTTAGCGTTTGCCGCAGGCGCAATGATTTATGTTGTGGTGGAAGAACTCATCCCAGAAGCACAGCATAATGAGGGCGGCACCGCCACCAATGTTGCGACAATTGGCTGCATGATCGGATTTACCATCATGATGATTTTGGATGTTGCACTGGGGTAG
- the dapF gene encoding diaminopimelate epimerase: MKFDYFKYHGLGNDYIVIDPQNADISLEPEIIRLICHRNFGVGSDGILYGPIIKGEDLQLRIFNPDGSEAEKSGNGIRIFSRYLFDAGYLHSNQFQLETLGGRVYVELLDATAGEIRVDMGTVTFFSAEVPVSGPPRQVINEELTINGRSFNVTCLSIGNPHCVVLLDDISRELVEEIGPIIENHALFPNRINVQLLKVLDRNNIQIEIWERGAGYTLASGSSSCATASAAYKLGLVAEDINVHMPGGAINVKIGQDGHVRMTGSVTAVCKGVFMDDLAAQIRDLSGL, from the coding sequence ATGAAATTTGATTATTTTAAGTATCATGGCTTGGGAAATGACTATATTGTAATTGATCCTCAAAACGCCGACATTTCTCTTGAACCGGAAATAATTCGACTCATCTGTCACCGTAATTTCGGAGTGGGTTCAGACGGCATATTGTACGGACCGATTATTAAAGGCGAGGATTTGCAGCTAAGAATATTTAATCCGGATGGAAGTGAAGCAGAGAAAAGCGGCAATGGGATCAGAATATTTTCCCGCTATCTTTTTGATGCCGGCTATCTTCATTCCAACCAATTTCAGCTTGAAACTCTCGGCGGCAGAGTGTATGTTGAGTTACTCGACGCAACCGCCGGTGAAATCCGGGTAGATATGGGGACTGTCACTTTCTTTAGCGCTGAAGTACCCGTTTCCGGCCCACCCCGTCAAGTGATTAACGAAGAGCTAACGATCAATGGACGTTCGTTCAATGTGACTTGCCTTTCGATCGGGAACCCTCACTGCGTCGTGCTACTTGACGATATTTCCAGGGAATTAGTAGAAGAGATCGGTCCTATCATTGAAAACCATGCCCTTTTCCCTAACCGAATCAATGTTCAATTGCTAAAGGTGCTTGACCGTAACAATATTCAAATCGAAATATGGGAGCGCGGCGCCGGCTATACACTAGCTTCCGGCAGCAGCAGTTGCGCCACAGCCAGTGCGGCGTATAAGCTTGGCCTGGTTGCTGAAGATATCAATGTGCACATGCCCGGCGGCGCGATCAATGTGAAGATTGGCCAGGACGGTCACGTGCGTATGACCGGTTCTGTCACAGCAGTATGCAAGGGTGTATTCATGGACGATCTGGCCGCACAAATCAGGGACCTGTCCGGCCTATAA
- a CDS encoding helix-turn-helix domain-containing protein has protein sequence METLGDKIKQLRSKLTQEELASILQVDRSTLASWEINRREPDIRTLCRLAALFKVSVDWLVGYTPDPGHSSEAGTGLLQENATHYQTVEDAAWHKVIDTAKYYGLKPDNVLQLIEVNAKIVLAVNPPAKKRTP, from the coding sequence ATGGAAACTCTGGGCGATAAAATCAAACAACTGAGAAGTAAGTTGACGCAGGAAGAATTGGCTTCCATCCTTCAGGTAGACCGTTCAACCTTAGCCTCTTGGGAGATCAATCGCAGGGAACCCGATATCAGGACGCTCTGCCGGTTAGCAGCCCTTTTTAAGGTAAGCGTTGACTGGCTGGTAGGTTATACACCAGACCCAGGGCATTCATCAGAAGCAGGGACTGGCTTACTGCAGGAGAACGCAACCCATTACCAGACAGTTGAAGATGCAGCTTGGCATAAGGTAATAGATACTGCCAAATATTACGGATTAAAACCGGATAATGTACTTCAGTTGATTGAAGTAAACGCAAAAATAGTATTAGCTGTAAACCCTCCCGCAAAGAAAAGAACTCCGTGA
- a CDS encoding CidA/LrgA family holin-like protein — protein sequence MMMKFYKTVLQIAALSSLSWLGNTLAQMLHLDMLGNIIGIAILLLLLERKLLPLSWIETGANFLIAEMLLFFIPSAIGIIQFKDLLRQESLGLMLVIVFSTALVIVFVGLATELVSHYRKARNELC from the coding sequence ATGATGATGAAATTTTATAAAACAGTACTGCAAATAGCCGCGTTAAGCTCCTTAAGCTGGCTTGGTAACACGTTGGCCCAGATGCTGCATCTGGATATGCTGGGAAATATTATCGGCATAGCAATTCTCTTGCTACTATTAGAGCGAAAGCTGCTGCCGCTGAGTTGGATCGAAACAGGAGCGAACTTTCTGATTGCCGAAATGCTGCTCTTTTTTATCCCTTCCGCCATTGGCATCATCCAGTTTAAAGACCTGCTTAGGCAGGAGTCGCTGGGTCTAATGCTTGTTATCGTGTTCAGTACCGCGCTGGTAATCGTCTTTGTAGGCCTGGCAACCGAATTGGTAAGCCATTACCGGAAAGCCAGGAACGAACTATGTTAG
- a CDS encoding multidrug effflux MFS transporter, protein MNLTASKPAATADQKSRSSVLRLVLILGSLSTFGPLSIDMYLPALPNLSEDLHASTSLVQLSLTACLLGIALGQIFAGPVSDVHGRRGPLLIGLAAYVISSLLCAFSFSIELFLLMRFIQGLAGSVGIVISRASVRDLYSGTEMTRFFALLMLVNGAAPILAPIFGGQILQFTSWRGVFLVLAAIGIFMLLAVFFGLHETLPAERRSRGGIANTLKTFQTLLKNKTFIGYGLSQGFAYAAMFSYISGSPFVIQNIYGVSPQMFSVFFAINGLGIIFAGQITGRLAGRIPEKNLLATGLTLAFLGGISLLAMILAGGSLITILVPLFFVVSSVGIIGTSSFSLAMQEQAKAAGSAAALLGLLSFILGGVMAPFVGIAGSFSALPMGMIIASSETAAVLSYLMLVKRQPSS, encoded by the coding sequence ATGAATCTTACAGCCAGCAAGCCGGCAGCGACCGCTGACCAAAAATCCCGCTCATCCGTTTTGCGGCTGGTACTTATCTTAGGTTCATTATCTACCTTTGGACCTTTATCCATTGATATGTATCTGCCTGCACTACCCAATTTATCGGAAGATCTTCATGCCAGCACATCACTGGTGCAATTAAGCCTGACAGCCTGTTTGCTGGGCATTGCACTGGGGCAAATTTTCGCCGGACCGGTCAGCGATGTACACGGACGGCGTGGTCCCTTGCTCATCGGCCTTGCCGCGTATGTGATATCTTCCTTGTTATGTGCTTTTTCGTTCAGCATCGAGTTATTTTTACTGATGCGATTTATTCAAGGATTAGCCGGCTCTGTTGGTATCGTTATTTCACGCGCCTCTGTGCGTGATCTCTATTCCGGCACTGAAATGACACGCTTTTTCGCTTTATTGATGCTGGTTAACGGTGCTGCGCCGATATTAGCGCCCATCTTCGGCGGACAGATTCTCCAATTTACGTCGTGGCGCGGTGTTTTTCTGGTGTTGGCTGCCATTGGGATTTTTATGTTGCTTGCCGTATTTTTCGGTCTGCATGAAACACTGCCCGCTGAACGGCGTTCGCGAGGCGGTATTGCCAATACACTGAAAACCTTCCAGACTTTATTGAAAAACAAGACTTTCATCGGCTACGGACTTAGCCAAGGCTTTGCTTACGCCGCTATGTTTTCCTATATTTCAGGTTCCCCCTTTGTCATTCAAAACATTTACGGTGTTTCGCCGCAAATGTTCAGTGTGTTTTTTGCCATTAATGGACTGGGAATTATTTTCGCGGGGCAAATTACCGGACGCCTGGCCGGACGGATACCCGAAAAGAACTTGCTGGCAACCGGTCTAACTCTTGCCTTTTTAGGCGGTATATCATTGCTGGCAATGATTCTTGCCGGTGGCAGCCTGATTACCATCTTAGTCCCACTGTTTTTTGTTGTTTCCAGTGTCGGGATTATCGGAACCAGCAGTTTTTCACTGGCAATGCAGGAACAAGCAAAAGCAGCAGGCAGCGCGGCTGCACTCCTTGGTCTCTTATCTTTCATCTTAGGCGGCGTTATGGCGCCTTTTGTGGGAATTGCCGGGAGCTTTTCCGCCTTGCCGATGGGCATGATTATTGCATCATCGGAAACGGCCGCCGTATTATCTTACCTGATGTTGGTCAAACGCCAGCCTTCATCATAA
- a CDS encoding lipase family protein, with amino-acid sequence MKRFLLLLLCSLMLYAPTTGHTEAKSEYETAYKLYIAAGASAAAYNDRTGALASRYLQQDGWKINHYVQDQGHPGPRFLIANKEGADGKDIYIVAIAGTETTEDIKQNLKVEKVYFAGAAPEEFVANAAKKDVPDTQPKVHRGFNELWQAGPTAKLRKVSDVSLISLPDLLANNKDYTLYLTGHSLGGAAATLAGAGLISMGVNPEQIEVITFGAPAVGNDAFSSQYEPVLNLTRVVIDGDPVTGVLQTISGGYTQFGREIKWTIPPTLDEPHKLVGYVDLAIKNYYDKRQQAINDGVELPTENIKTAGGVYIASLNNNLSSTPEKDFWYMREALWDEYRKKLPEYVIESKDSGGSWREKAIAAGCRWAIVPEVSSMTLKQEKNIYHVNLTQTVYEVASGAVVDVAIYSAATYNLTPLEAFIHSLREMTSEQVIWLKK; translated from the coding sequence ATGAAACGATTTTTACTATTGCTGCTTTGCAGCTTGATGCTATATGCACCAACAACTGGTCATACTGAAGCGAAGTCAGAATATGAGACAGCCTATAAACTGTATATTGCAGCCGGCGCCAGCGCTGCCGCCTACAACGATAGGACCGGCGCTCTGGCTAGCCGCTATTTACAGCAAGATGGCTGGAAAATTAACCACTACGTACAGGATCAAGGACACCCTGGTCCGCGTTTTCTTATCGCCAACAAAGAAGGTGCAGACGGCAAAGACATATATATTGTTGCGATTGCTGGTACAGAAACTACAGAAGATATAAAGCAGAATCTTAAGGTAGAAAAAGTGTATTTTGCCGGCGCCGCGCCGGAAGAGTTTGTCGCCAACGCTGCCAAAAAGGATGTCCCGGATACACAGCCAAAAGTTCATCGCGGCTTTAATGAGTTATGGCAGGCTGGGCCGACTGCAAAACTACGCAAAGTAAGCGACGTCTCCCTGATCTCACTGCCTGACCTACTTGCTAATAATAAAGACTATACCTTGTATCTCACCGGCCACAGCCTAGGTGGTGCAGCAGCTACACTGGCTGGCGCCGGGCTCATCAGCATGGGAGTAAATCCTGAGCAAATCGAAGTCATCACCTTCGGTGCTCCCGCAGTAGGTAATGACGCCTTCTCCAGCCAATATGAGCCGGTTCTCAACTTGACACGTGTGGTCATAGACGGCGATCCGGTAACCGGCGTACTGCAAACCATATCCGGCGGTTATACACAATTTGGCCGGGAAATAAAATGGACCATACCGCCCACGCTTGATGAACCGCATAAACTAGTTGGCTATGTGGATTTAGCAATTAAAAACTATTATGATAAACGGCAGCAAGCGATTAACGACGGCGTTGAGCTGCCCACAGAGAATATTAAAACAGCCGGTGGAGTTTATATTGCCTCGCTGAACAACAACCTCTCTAGTACTCCGGAAAAAGACTTTTGGTATATGCGCGAAGCGCTTTGGGATGAATACCGAAAAAAACTGCCTGAATATGTAATTGAAAGTAAAGATAGCGGCGGTAGCTGGCGAGAAAAGGCCATCGCTGCCGGTTGTCGCTGGGCGATCGTTCCTGAGGTTAGCTCTATGACGCTAAAACAAGAAAAAAATATATATCATGTTAATTTAACGCAGACTGTCTATGAGGTAGCCAGCGGTGCTGTCGTCGATGTCGCCATTTACTCAGCGGCAACGTACAACCTAACCCCATTAGAAGCCTTTATCCATTCTTTGAGAGAAATGACTTCCGAACAAGTCATATGGCTTAAAAAGTAA
- a CDS encoding LysR family transcriptional regulator gives MDILHLTYFLEVARQKSFTKASQMLHVSQPSISKVIKTLENELGVTLLERSGREVELTDAGEAVFKRVQRVVVEFKNLASELSDVIDLKRGELTIGLPPMIGSRFFPKPIAQFRQAYPLIHLKLIEEGAKQIELAVQDGTLDLGVVALPATRDDFETFAFVNEPLRVVLYHDHPLAQSASLTLAMLSNESFVLYREDFSLFDHILRQCQLNGFMPRIACQSSQWDFIVEMVGAKLGIALLPETICKELDPQRFVTIPMNDPIIPWNLAIIWKKDRYISFAAREWLRLTKNYFSKQI, from the coding sequence ATGGATATTTTGCATTTGACCTACTTCCTGGAGGTTGCCCGCCAAAAAAGCTTCACAAAGGCATCACAAATGCTTCACGTTAGTCAGCCGTCTATCAGTAAAGTGATCAAAACCCTGGAAAACGAGTTGGGCGTAACTCTGCTGGAACGTTCAGGCCGGGAGGTAGAATTAACTGATGCCGGTGAAGCAGTGTTTAAACGCGTCCAGCGTGTCGTTGTTGAATTTAAAAATCTTGCCAGCGAGTTGTCTGATGTAATTGACCTGAAACGAGGGGAGCTGACTATCGGTCTGCCGCCAATGATTGGGTCGAGATTTTTCCCAAAGCCTATCGCTCAGTTTAGACAAGCCTATCCACTGATTCACCTTAAATTAATTGAGGAAGGCGCCAAGCAAATAGAATTGGCTGTTCAGGACGGAACTCTGGATTTGGGGGTAGTTGCCCTCCCTGCAACCAGGGACGACTTCGAAACCTTCGCTTTCGTCAATGAGCCTTTGCGTGTCGTTTTATATCATGACCATCCATTAGCGCAAAGCGCTAGTCTGACCTTAGCTATGCTTAGCAATGAATCTTTTGTTTTATACCGGGAGGACTTTTCTTTATTTGATCATATTCTTAGGCAGTGCCAGCTAAATGGATTTATGCCGCGGATAGCCTGCCAAAGCTCGCAATGGGATTTTATTGTTGAAATGGTGGGCGCCAAACTAGGGATCGCATTACTACCGGAAACAATATGCAAAGAATTAGATCCGCAGCGATTCGTAACTATCCCCATGAATGACCCCATCATACCATGGAATTTGGCGATTATATGGAAGAAAGACAGGTATATTTCATTTGCAGCGCGTGAATGGCTGCGACTTACAAAGAATTATTTTAGTAAACAAATCTGA
- a CDS encoding ATP-binding protein yields the protein MRSTTNNQYIQPGNSKLSGKRAAGFCHSHRLDAVEQIAAGLAYGIRNPLTVIKGYLQVYQRNPAYCTREALNLMLREVEDIEAITSSLISLVRNTTTEKSPQDLNQILSKLFPVIQAEAIQHGVAAELYLSDRLPLLAANREEMQQLIINLARNSLEAMSGSGRLAIGTSSKENKVVLFVRDEGSGIPPEQIKKIFTPFYTTKSGNAGLGLTVGLSIIKRHQGRMQITSTIGAGTTVRAVFPVWQQRKESYNGE from the coding sequence ATGCGGTCAACGACGAACAATCAGTATATACAGCCAGGGAATAGCAAGCTGTCAGGGAAAAGGGCAGCCGGTTTTTGCCACAGTCACCGGCTGGACGCAGTAGAGCAAATCGCCGCCGGTTTGGCGTATGGCATTAGGAATCCGCTTACCGTTATCAAGGGTTACCTGCAGGTCTACCAGCGCAATCCTGCCTATTGCACACGTGAGGCCCTCAACCTCATGCTGCGGGAAGTGGAAGATATCGAAGCAATAACCAGCAGTCTGATATCATTAGTGCGAAATACGACGACTGAGAAGAGTCCGCAGGATTTGAATCAAATACTGAGCAAACTATTTCCTGTGATTCAGGCAGAGGCTATTCAGCATGGAGTTGCCGCCGAGCTATATCTCAGCGACAGACTGCCGCTGCTTGCGGCGAATAGGGAAGAAATGCAGCAGTTGATCATAAACCTGGCGCGCAATAGCCTGGAAGCGATGTCTGGCAGCGGCAGGCTGGCAATTGGCACAAGCAGTAAGGAAAATAAAGTGGTTTTATTTGTCCGGGATGAGGGCAGCGGCATACCGCCGGAACAGATAAAGAAGATTTTCACTCCGTTCTATACGACAAAAAGCGGTAATGCCGGCCTCGGATTGACGGTCGGGCTCAGCATTATTAAACGGCACCAGGGGCGGATGCAGATCACTTCAACTATCGGTGCAGGAACAACTGTCAGAGCAGTATTTCCTGTTTGGCAACAGCGCAAGGAGTCTTACAATGGAGAATAA
- a CDS encoding LrgB family protein yields MLVLFGVLLTIAVYCMSKRLYQKSANLIFSPLLVCPLIVIAVLTVFQISYETYNSGGQLLSMMLQPAMVALAVPVYKYRSILKTYIVEILISVTVGSIVAIITSMGAAKLLGMNSHMISSLVPRSITTPMAMNVSQLLGGDPAITAVLVIVSGLTGVLLTSVLLKWTPAGSPITKGMMFGASAHGTGTSRAYELGSLEGAIASLAMVFMGIITTVIAPALVPFGFHLLSRFSS; encoded by the coding sequence ATGTTAGTGTTATTTGGCGTGTTACTGACAATTGCCGTTTACTGTATGTCCAAACGGCTGTATCAAAAATCTGCAAACCTGATATTTTCGCCATTGCTGGTTTGTCCGTTGATTGTGATTGCCGTTTTAACCGTGTTTCAAATTTCCTATGAAACCTATAACAGCGGCGGACAGCTTTTAAGCATGATGCTGCAACCGGCGATGGTGGCTCTGGCAGTTCCTGTGTATAAGTACCGATCAATACTAAAAACCTATATCGTAGAAATTTTAATCAGTGTCACCGTCGGATCCATTGTTGCCATTATTACATCAATGGGAGCCGCTAAGCTGCTGGGCATGAACTCACACATGATCAGCAGTCTAGTGCCCCGATCCATTACCACGCCAATGGCAATGAATGTTTCACAACTGCTCGGCGGCGATCCGGCAATAACAGCGGTTCTGGTTATTGTATCCGGATTGACCGGGGTTCTATTAACCTCAGTGCTGCTCAAATGGACGCCGGCGGGAAGTCCTATTACCAAGGGGATGATGTTCGGAGCATCTGCTCATGGCACCGGCACTTCAAGAGCTTACGAGCTTGGTTCGCTGGAAGGCGCTATCGCCAGTCTTGCCATGGTTTTTATGGGCATTATTACGACAGTAATCGCACCCGCACTAGTGCCTTTTGGCTTCCATCTTCTCAGCAGATTTTCGTCTTGA
- a CDS encoding VOC family protein, with the protein MAYQKKSYLEHAAIHVKDIHWHVRFFQEALGMTIRKIDGPVEQPKQVWMFGGPQLVSDPGFAGPEGRMAHLGIMVEDLEAALDEVYTWGVSQMPQGRNWITLPDGLCIELMQATGESVAQVLAVDPRA; encoded by the coding sequence ATGGCTTATCAGAAAAAGTCATATTTGGAGCATGCCGCAATTCACGTCAAAGACATTCACTGGCACGTTCGTTTCTTTCAGGAAGCCCTGGGCATGACTATCCGGAAGATTGACGGTCCTGTCGAACAGCCAAAACAGGTGTGGATGTTCGGTGGTCCGCAACTCGTATCCGATCCTGGTTTTGCCGGACCTGAGGGGCGAATGGCTCATCTTGGGATCATGGTTGAGGATTTGGAAGCAGCTCTCGACGAGGTATATACCTGGGGCGTGAGCCAAATGCCGCAAGGTCGGAACTGGATTACCCTGCCGGACGGGCTTTGTATTGAACTGATGCAAGCGACAGGGGAATCAGTTGCCCAAGTGCTGGCAGTCGATCCTAGAGCGTAA